From the genome of Colwellia psychrerythraea 34H, one region includes:
- a CDS encoding replication initiation factor domain-containing protein — MKTKPTTIPCLVDALSLTWSPKELLNIKQMAKIGACIKSELIVKAKDAALNRELAKLENTKNKELLGTNAFNAHEYEAILSRYKESCSTITREYNNRRHKDLPLKSLALSDNEVSARYELRDMLKGELEVDTGIKYGDRLNNLLDNIGVDLLDVLCCGEVERFVCRLNNVFTQETFIWTVKNNPTGRFNYSYSATLYADGEQAGVICWGGKNLGCYVSFMGTGCNALDMKRLYEEIKNIPALKITRIDLAHDDYAGKHSIKRALSKAKKGLFNSGGRPACYMYVESGHLTEKMLKENFKDLKEISNESTKSTAKKTFGFIPSKGKTLYIGSRESGKLLRIYEKGKQLGDMKSKWVRWEVELHSSQRVIPLDAMVKPSEYLAATYPALNFLSVEQCKIKTLVKQATMTIEKIVENQVISTRKAINMMRVICGLSDSEIVEKFVKDIEEPDCRSSMPKRLKASVIEEWVLQQQAQTAAA, encoded by the coding sequence ATGAAAACTAAACCAACAACAATCCCTTGTTTAGTGGATGCCTTGTCACTGACTTGGTCACCCAAAGAATTATTAAACATTAAGCAGATGGCCAAAATTGGCGCCTGTATCAAAAGCGAATTAATTGTTAAGGCAAAAGATGCGGCGTTAAACCGTGAACTGGCCAAGCTTGAGAACACAAAAAACAAAGAGCTGTTAGGCACTAACGCGTTTAACGCGCATGAATATGAAGCGATTTTGAGCCGTTATAAAGAATCTTGTAGCACCATTACCCGTGAATATAACAATCGTCGACATAAAGATTTACCGCTTAAATCACTTGCCCTTTCAGACAACGAAGTTTCTGCACGTTACGAATTACGTGACATGTTAAAAGGCGAATTAGAAGTCGATACCGGCATTAAATATGGTGACCGTTTAAACAACTTATTAGACAACATTGGCGTCGATTTACTTGATGTTCTTTGTTGCGGTGAAGTAGAACGCTTTGTTTGTCGCTTGAATAATGTGTTCACTCAGGAAACTTTTATTTGGACGGTTAAGAATAATCCGACAGGACGTTTTAATTATTCTTACTCAGCCACTCTGTACGCTGATGGTGAGCAAGCTGGTGTTATTTGTTGGGGTGGTAAAAACCTTGGTTGTTACGTGTCGTTCATGGGAACGGGTTGTAACGCTTTGGATATGAAACGCCTCTATGAAGAAATCAAAAATATTCCAGCGCTTAAAATTACCCGTATTGATTTAGCGCATGACGATTACGCAGGGAAGCACTCTATTAAGCGAGCATTGAGTAAAGCCAAGAAAGGCCTGTTTAACTCTGGCGGCCGCCCTGCTTGTTATATGTATGTTGAATCTGGGCATTTAACAGAAAAAATGCTGAAAGAGAACTTTAAAGACTTAAAAGAAATCAGTAACGAGTCCACTAAATCAACGGCTAAGAAAACCTTTGGCTTTATTCCAAGCAAGGGAAAAACGCTTTATATCGGTTCTCGTGAATCTGGCAAGCTGTTACGCATATATGAAAAAGGTAAACAGCTAGGTGATATGAAATCTAAGTGGGTACGTTGGGAAGTTGAATTGCATTCAAGCCAACGCGTTATACCACTTGATGCCATGGTAAAGCCGAGTGAATACCTTGCAGCCACTTACCCAGCACTCAATTTTTTAAGTGTTGAGCAATGCAAAATTAAAACCCTGGTTAAACAAGCCACCATGACCATCGAGAAAATTGTTGAAAACCAAGTTATCAGTACACGTAAAGCCATCAACATGATGCGCGTAATTTGTGGTTTATCTGATAGCGAAATCGTAGAGAAATTTGTAAAAGACATTGAAGAGCCCGACTGTCGTTCGTCAATGCCTAAACGGTTGAAAGCCTCTGTTATTGAAGAGTGGGTTTTACAACAACAAGCACAAACGGCAGCAGCTTAA
- a CDS encoding IS3-like element ISCps3 family transposase (programmed frameshift): MPKYNNPRRTWKYSNDFKVNAVQLSFVVGVTIKSVAEKLDIHPFMLSRWRKEYREGIIVVDKRKKVAGQSKAKKVLTKEQQLERENKALKEELYIPKKVATVSCRGTSSRYRFIEKLRADIKVTRLLTFFDVSKSGYYDWRERQPSARAIEDVELKHKIQQIFKENRGRYGSPRIFKALQKQGYNIGKKRVERLYRALGLVARVMRVTTRSAFYKRFLTTGKNLRPDGEVPLAKDKVWVADVTYLKVKGVWRYLSVIMDLYSRRIISWSLDKNRTMEVTKRTLQNAVKKRKPSGDLMLHTDRGVEYRGHIYQKALKRHGITHSLSRAGKCTDNAHMESFFHSMKTEVIRGNVFKSDKELRGTLGNYINKYYNVSRMHSGINYCSPIEYEALAA; the protein is encoded by the exons ATGCCAAAGTACAACAATCCAAGACGAACTTGGAAGTATTCAAACGACTTTAAAGTCAATGCTGTTCAACTGAGTTTTGTTGTCGGCGTCACAATCAAATCTGTCGCTGAAAAACTCGACATACACCCATTTATGCTGTCACGATGGCGAAAAGAATATCGTGAAGGGATCATTGTGGTGGATAAACGAAAAAAAGTGGCAGGGCAATCAAAAGCCAAAAAAGTACTGACCAAAGAACAGCAACTTGAACGTGAAAATAAAGCACTCAAGGAGGAGCTGTATATCC CTAAAAAAGTGGCAACGGTTTCTTGCAGAGGAACATCAAGTCGATATCGATTCATCGAAAAACTCAGAGCCGACATAAAAGTTACGCGATTACTGACGTTTTTTGATGTATCTAAAAGTGGTTATTATGACTGGCGTGAGCGCCAACCGAGTGCTAGAGCCATAGAAGATGTTGAGCTTAAACATAAAATACAGCAAATTTTCAAAGAGAATAGAGGACGATATGGGAGCCCTCGAATATTTAAGGCCTTACAAAAGCAAGGGTACAACATAGGTAAAAAACGTGTCGAACGTTTGTATCGTGCGCTTGGTTTGGTTGCCAGAGTAATGCGCGTGACGACACGTTCAGCCTTTTATAAACGCTTCCTAACGACAGGTAAAAACTTACGACCTGATGGCGAAGTCCCATTGGCTAAAGATAAGGTCTGGGTAGCTGATGTCACGTATTTGAAAGTTAAAGGCGTATGGCGTTATTTGTCGGTCATCATGGATTTATATTCACGGCGCATTATTAGCTGGAGTTTGGATAAAAATAGGACGATGGAAGTGACCAAGCGTACATTGCAAAATGCAGTTAAGAAACGCAAACCATCCGGTGACTTAATGCTCCACACTGATAGAGGCGTAGAATATCGTGGGCACATTTACCAGAAAGCATTGAAACGACATGGGATCACTCATAGTTTGAGTAGAGCTGGAAAATGTACTGATAATGCGCATATGGAGTCATTTTTCCATTCAATGAAGACGGAAGTTATTCGTGGTAATGTGTTTAAAAGTGATAAAGAACTGCGAGGAACACTTGGCAACTACATTAACAAATACTACAATGTTTCGAGGATGCATTCAGGGATAAACTATTGTTCTCCAATAGAATATGAAGCCCTGGCAGCGTAA
- a CDS encoding DUF2513 domain-containing protein has translation MRIDYEFIEQILEVFLNSDSPIVNWQNFDDLDSDKFVFHMEIMADKNLVVGINITGDLCLRNFSKGYPDGYNIILVDWRLTADGHDFAAALTKPDILLTIKDKFRKEGLSAVIDVSKKIASKQVLKLLDE, from the coding sequence ATGCGGATAGATTATGAGTTTATTGAACAAATTCTAGAAGTATTTCTTAATAGTGATTCACCGATTGTTAATTGGCAAAATTTTGATGATCTTGATAGTGATAAATTTGTATTTCATATGGAAATAATGGCTGATAAGAACCTTGTTGTAGGCATAAATATAACAGGAGATCTTTGTCTTAGAAACTTCAGTAAAGGATATCCTGATGGATACAATATAATATTAGTTGATTGGAGGTTAACGGCTGACGGGCATGACTTCGCTGCAGCACTTACAAAGCCAGATATATTATTAACAATTAAAGATAAATTTCGCAAAGAAGGTTTATCAGCTGTAATCGATGTATCTAAGAAAATAGCATCGAAGCAAGTTCTTAAATTGTTAGATGAATAA
- a CDS encoding phage integrase → MKKIKKVQDGIWKTDSESKPYQIDFRPNGHHGKRYKKSFLTLGETRRFMNHLISENNGLKEWQPDTDDNRKLSTIIDLWHKLHGKNLIEEKALLQKLKNMCKGLNDPIARKLTPKVWVAYRAIRLEKVCAKTVNEDQNKIKGVFNELIRLGELKTNPLNGLKNLKYSAPEMGFFSKNEMMTLLNELKNSDNIDAYYISKICLSTGARWGEAEKLLSRNLRDNFITFIKTKNGKTRIIPISDELKNEIPEKEGRLFSDSMKTFRTSLAKTGITLPKGQATHALRHTFASHFMMNGGNILVLKEILGHARIEETMKYAHFCKTHLHDAVMLNPISK, encoded by the coding sequence ATGAAGAAAATTAAAAAAGTACAAGATGGAATTTGGAAAACCGATTCAGAAAGTAAGCCTTATCAAATTGACTTTAGACCTAATGGCCACCACGGCAAACGATACAAAAAAAGCTTCTTAACACTTGGTGAAACAAGGCGGTTTATGAACCATTTAATTTCAGAAAATAATGGTTTAAAAGAATGGCAACCTGATACAGACGATAATCGAAAGTTAAGCACAATTATTGATTTATGGCATAAGTTACATGGCAAAAATTTAATTGAAGAAAAAGCGCTACTTCAAAAGTTAAAAAATATGTGTAAAGGACTTAATGATCCTATTGCTAGAAAGTTAACGCCTAAAGTATGGGTAGCATACAGAGCTATAAGATTAGAGAAAGTATGCGCTAAAACTGTAAATGAAGACCAAAATAAAATTAAAGGCGTATTTAATGAGCTGATAAGGCTTGGGGAATTAAAAACAAACCCACTAAACGGGCTTAAAAACTTAAAGTATTCAGCGCCTGAAATGGGATTCTTTTCAAAGAACGAAATGATGACCTTATTAAATGAGCTAAAGAACTCAGACAATATTGATGCTTATTACATTTCAAAAATATGTTTATCAACTGGTGCAAGGTGGGGAGAAGCTGAAAAACTACTAAGTAGAAACTTAAGAGACAACTTCATTACATTCATTAAAACCAAAAATGGCAAGACAAGAATAATCCCCATATCAGACGAGCTTAAAAATGAAATACCCGAAAAAGAGGGTAGATTGTTTAGTGACAGCATGAAAACATTTAGAACGTCATTAGCTAAGACCGGTATAACACTCCCCAAAGGACAAGCTACACATGCTTTAAGACATACATTTGCTAGTCATTTTATGATGAATGGCGGGAATATTCTGGTACTAAAAGAAATACTCGGACATGCACGAATTGAAGAAACTATGAAGTATGCACACTTTTGTAAAACACACTTACACGATGCCGTGATGCTAAATCCAATCAGTAAATAA
- a CDS encoding bifunctional GNAT family N-acetyltransferase/hotdog fold thioesterase, protein MNVCRSPKTALEFEQYYQLRWQILRQPWEQALGSERDSLEQESIHRMILDENDKVIAVGRLEKSDQFSGQIRFMAVSAEAQGQGLGQKIIEALEHQAQKLGLTEITLNAREDAVGFYQKLGYSLQGFSHLLFDEIKHFVMNKALAHAHDHQEQVSTALQEVWHKTIPLSKVMNIKISYFDGKELITHCDGDFNKNLHNTMFAGSIYTLATLSGWGWVYLQLQQQQLKGDIVLAKADIKYHAPIAGIGYAKVSAESVSGDFTRLTRGKNARINLTAHLYSGEDIAATFTGSYAVLVPTP, encoded by the coding sequence ATGAATGTCTGCAGGTCACCAAAAACAGCTTTAGAGTTTGAACAATATTACCAATTACGTTGGCAAATATTACGTCAGCCATGGGAACAAGCCTTAGGCAGTGAGCGTGATAGCTTAGAGCAAGAATCTATACATCGTATGATCCTTGATGAAAATGATAAAGTGATCGCAGTTGGGCGACTAGAAAAATCTGATCAGTTTTCTGGCCAAATTCGTTTTATGGCGGTAAGTGCTGAAGCACAAGGGCAGGGACTCGGTCAGAAAATAATTGAAGCGCTTGAACACCAAGCACAAAAGTTAGGTCTTACTGAGATTACGTTGAATGCGCGAGAAGATGCTGTAGGGTTTTACCAAAAACTTGGTTATAGCTTACAAGGTTTTTCACACCTGTTGTTTGATGAAATTAAACACTTTGTGATGAATAAAGCCTTAGCTCATGCACATGATCACCAAGAACAAGTGTCAACAGCACTGCAAGAGGTTTGGCATAAGACTATTCCGCTCAGTAAAGTGATGAATATTAAAATTAGTTATTTTGATGGTAAAGAGCTTATTACTCATTGTGATGGTGATTTTAATAAAAACTTACATAACACTATGTTTGCCGGCAGTATTTATACCTTGGCCACTTTATCTGGTTGGGGCTGGGTGTATTTACAGTTGCAGCAGCAGCAATTGAAAGGCGATATTGTCTTAGCTAAGGCGGATATTAAATATCATGCACCGATAGCAGGCATTGGTTATGCAAAAGTTTCTGCTGAATCGGTCTCAGGTGACTTTACTCGATTAACCCGAGGAAAAAATGCACGTATTAATTTAACGGCTCACCTTTATAGTGGTGAAGATATTGCGGCTACCTTTACCGGAAGTTATGCGGTATTAGTGCCTACACCATAA
- a CDS encoding nuclear transport factor 2 family protein, with protein sequence MRKFSLLVVALVFGLTAQLCSFAVLAVNDEQSITKVLNSFHQAAADAQATPYFNLLSQDAIFLGTDASERWSKEEFKAFVVPYFSKGKGWLYTPTERNISLVKQGQVAFFDELLFSESYGTCRGSGILIKTDGGWKISQYNLSIPMPNGLAKALVKQIKMFEQSK encoded by the coding sequence ATGAGAAAGTTTAGTCTGTTAGTCGTTGCGTTAGTTTTTGGACTAACTGCTCAATTATGTAGTTTTGCAGTGCTTGCTGTGAATGATGAACAAAGTATAACTAAGGTCTTAAATAGCTTTCATCAGGCGGCAGCAGACGCACAGGCTACGCCTTATTTTAACCTACTTAGCCAAGATGCCATTTTTCTTGGTACCGATGCGAGCGAGCGCTGGAGCAAAGAAGAGTTTAAGGCTTTTGTGGTGCCATATTTTTCTAAAGGCAAAGGCTGGCTCTATACTCCCACTGAGCGAAATATCAGCTTAGTTAAACAAGGGCAGGTAGCCTTTTTTGATGAGTTACTCTTTAGCGAAAGTTATGGCACTTGTCGTGGCTCAGGTATATTAATAAAAACTGACGGAGGCTGGAAAATATCCCAGTATAACTTATCAATCCCTATGCCTAATGGTTTAGCTAAAGCCCTCGTTAAACAAATCAAAATGTTTGAGCAGAGCAAGTAG
- a CDS encoding SDR family oxidoreductase, with product MTNKVVNNDKISSVGIIGCGWLGSALAYQLKNQDIAVLATRSNIDNIEQLKSQGIEAEVLSLPAEQAQLNTHPIFKQQCLVIAITPQFRQGRVDYADKVQQLVESAKVGNCVEQIILLSSSAIYNGLSGDVEENSILDMSADKVSVLNQAEQAVLSFNHPGRNESRLNALNAEVGNKKAYVLRLSGLVGPKRHPGKFLLNGHMLKSPQAIVNLIHQQDAVGLIQTLLQSANCGGIFNGVSSTKVTKKQYYQAAASALQLPTPTFEEIELSEDNAPKVVSGKKTQAELAYEFVYDDLLAWLELAV from the coding sequence ATGACTAATAAAGTAGTGAATAATGATAAAATCTCCTCTGTAGGTATCATTGGCTGTGGTTGGTTGGGTAGCGCATTAGCCTATCAGCTGAAAAATCAGGATATAGCAGTCCTTGCGACGCGAAGCAATATAGATAATATCGAACAATTGAAAAGCCAAGGTATAGAAGCTGAAGTATTATCTTTACCAGCAGAACAAGCGCAGTTAAATACCCACCCCATTTTTAAGCAGCAATGTTTAGTTATCGCCATTACGCCACAATTTAGGCAGGGTCGTGTTGATTATGCGGATAAAGTACAACAGCTAGTTGAGTCAGCTAAAGTCGGCAATTGTGTCGAACAGATTATTTTACTGAGCAGCAGTGCGATATATAACGGCTTATCAGGAGACGTTGAGGAAAACAGCATTTTAGATATGTCGGCTGATAAAGTTTCGGTATTAAATCAAGCTGAGCAAGCGGTATTAAGCTTTAATCACCCTGGCCGAAATGAGTCTCGCTTAAATGCGTTAAATGCTGAAGTAGGCAATAAGAAAGCTTATGTGCTCAGGTTATCTGGTTTAGTGGGACCAAAGCGTCATCCTGGCAAGTTTTTGCTAAATGGTCATATGCTAAAAAGCCCCCAAGCAATTGTTAACTTAATTCATCAGCAAGATGCCGTTGGTCTCATTCAGACATTATTACAAAGTGCTAACTGCGGGGGAATTTTTAATGGTGTGAGTTCAACTAAAGTCACAAAAAAGCAATATTACCAAGCTGCAGCAAGTGCTTTACAATTACCAACGCCTACGTTTGAAGAGATCGAACTATCAGAAGATAATGCGCCCAAGGTAGTATCGGGCAAGAAAACTCAGGCAGAGTTAGCTTATGAATTTGTTTATGACGATTTACTTGCTTGGCTTGAGTTAGCAGTGTAG
- a CDS encoding tRNA-dihydrouridine synthase: MRVVLAPMEGVLDYRMRDLLTQVGSYDLCVTEFIRVVDQVLPDRVFHRYCPELIDADVYGSCTKAGTPVRVQLLGQYPEYMAENAAKVIELGSSGIDLNFGCPSKTVNKSRGGSILLKDPENLYQIIKAVKEAVPSDTIVSAKIRLGYEDKTLAIENGQAVEAAGANELTIHARTKLEGYKPPAHWHWIAKVKNAINIPVIANGEIWNLEDAIKCREISGCTDLMVGRGALTIPNLGQVIKQESDNMPWLEVRAILSAYTEFETHGDKSKYYCNRIKQWLKYLKSHYKEADVLFDEIRRLKTAEGIRAAL, translated from the coding sequence ATGCGAGTTGTACTGGCGCCTATGGAAGGCGTGCTGGATTACAGAATGCGTGATTTACTGACGCAAGTAGGCAGTTATGACCTCTGCGTCACTGAGTTTATTCGTGTGGTTGATCAAGTTCTTCCAGATCGTGTTTTTCATCGATACTGCCCGGAGTTAATTGATGCTGATGTTTACGGTAGCTGCACTAAAGCGGGAACACCTGTTCGTGTACAGTTATTGGGACAATACCCTGAATATATGGCTGAAAATGCCGCTAAAGTTATTGAGCTTGGTTCAAGTGGTATCGATTTAAACTTTGGCTGCCCCTCTAAAACGGTTAATAAAAGTCGGGGCGGCTCTATTTTATTAAAAGATCCCGAAAATCTTTATCAAATAATAAAAGCCGTTAAAGAAGCTGTACCTAGCGATACCATTGTTAGTGCTAAAATTCGTTTGGGTTATGAAGATAAGACTCTCGCCATAGAAAATGGTCAAGCGGTTGAGGCTGCTGGTGCCAATGAACTTACTATACATGCCCGTACTAAATTAGAAGGTTACAAACCACCTGCTCATTGGCACTGGATTGCTAAAGTAAAAAACGCAATTAATATTCCCGTTATCGCCAATGGTGAGATTTGGAATTTAGAAGATGCAATTAAGTGTCGAGAAATTTCTGGCTGTACCGATCTTATGGTTGGTCGAGGCGCACTAACTATTCCTAATTTAGGACAGGTCATTAAACAAGAAAGCGATAATATGCCGTGGTTAGAAGTTCGGGCTATATTATCGGCCTATACAGAATTTGAAACTCACGGTGACAAGAGCAAGTATTACTGCAATCGTATCAAGCAGTGGCTTAAATATTTAAAGAGTCATTATAAGGAAGCGGATGTACTGTTTGACGAAATCAGAAGATTAAAAACAGCAGAAGGTATTAGAGCGGCATTGTAA
- the hutH gene encoding histidine ammonia-lyase translates to MNHITELKIIPGQLTLAQLRDVNRFDGIKYSLDESAFSEINKSANAVQQVIKDNRVVYGINTGFGLLASTRIKNEELELLQRSIVLSHSAGFGEYMEDSTVRLMMVLKINSLSRGFSGIRLQVIQALITLLNAEVYPCVPKKGSVGASGDLAPLSHMVLPLLGEGEMSYQDQVIPAAEGLKIAGLEVVTLAAKEGLALLNGTQASTAFSLEGLFHAEDLYAAGTVIGSISVEAAMGSRAPFDHRVHFVRGQKGQIDAARAYREVLTDSSEIAEAHVDCEKVQDPYSLRCQPQVMGACLTQIRQAAEVLHVEANGVTDNPLVFANEGDFISAGNFHAEPVAMAADNLALAIAEIGSLSERRMALLIDSSLSKLPPFLVDNGGVNSGFMIAQVTSAALASENKSLAHPASVDSLPTSANQEDHVSMACFAGRRLADMSENTNGVLAVEYLAAVQGLDFRAPLKGSPLIEKAKAKLRETVSFYDKDRYFAPDIVEASEIISDGYLNQYMPEGLLPSF, encoded by the coding sequence ATGAACCATATTACTGAACTAAAAATTATTCCAGGGCAGTTAACGCTTGCTCAATTACGCGACGTAAACCGTTTTGACGGTATCAAATACAGCTTAGATGAAAGTGCTTTTTCTGAGATTAATAAAAGTGCTAACGCAGTACAGCAAGTGATTAAAGATAATCGTGTTGTTTACGGTATTAACACAGGTTTTGGCTTATTAGCCAGCACACGCATTAAAAATGAAGAGCTAGAATTATTGCAACGCTCTATTGTTCTTTCACACTCAGCAGGTTTTGGTGAGTACATGGAAGACTCAACAGTGCGTTTGATGATGGTACTTAAAATAAACTCACTTTCACGTGGTTTTTCAGGTATTCGTTTACAAGTTATTCAAGCATTAATTACCTTATTAAATGCTGAAGTATACCCATGTGTACCAAAGAAAGGTTCTGTAGGCGCTTCTGGTGATTTAGCACCACTTTCTCACATGGTTTTACCTTTATTAGGTGAAGGCGAAATGTCTTACCAAGATCAAGTGATTCCAGCCGCTGAAGGATTAAAAATTGCAGGTCTTGAGGTAGTAACCCTAGCAGCAAAAGAAGGTTTAGCGTTATTAAACGGCACACAAGCTTCTACAGCGTTTTCTTTAGAAGGTTTATTCCATGCTGAAGACTTATACGCTGCAGGTACGGTAATTGGTTCTATTTCTGTAGAAGCCGCGATGGGCTCTCGTGCCCCGTTTGATCATCGTGTACATTTTGTCCGTGGTCAAAAAGGTCAAATTGATGCGGCACGTGCTTATCGTGAAGTATTAACTGATAGCTCTGAAATTGCTGAGGCACACGTTGATTGTGAAAAAGTACAAGACCCTTATTCACTTCGTTGTCAGCCTCAAGTAATGGGTGCTTGTTTAACACAAATTCGTCAAGCGGCAGAAGTATTGCACGTTGAAGCGAATGGCGTAACAGATAACCCGTTAGTTTTCGCTAACGAAGGTGACTTTATCTCTGCCGGTAACTTCCATGCTGAGCCTGTTGCTATGGCCGCTGATAATTTAGCCTTAGCTATTGCTGAGATTGGTTCATTATCTGAACGTCGCATGGCGTTATTAATTGACTCAAGCTTAAGTAAACTACCACCATTTTTAGTTGATAACGGTGGTGTTAACTCTGGCTTTATGATCGCGCAAGTTACTTCTGCAGCATTAGCTTCAGAGAATAAGTCACTTGCTCATCCAGCTTCAGTTGATAGTTTACCAACCTCTGCTAATCAAGAAGATCACGTATCTATGGCATGTTTTGCTGGTCGTCGTTTAGCAGACATGAGCGAGAATACTAATGGCGTTCTTGCCGTTGAGTACTTAGCCGCAGTGCAAGGTTTAGACTTTAGAGCTCCGCTTAAGGGCTCGCCTCTTATTGAAAAAGCAAAAGCTAAATTACGTGAAACAGTTTCTTTCTACGATAAAGACAGATACTTTGCACCTGATATTGTTGAAGCATCAGAAATTATCTCTGATGGTTACTTGAATCAATATATGCCAGAAGGTTTATTACCTAGCTTTTAA
- the hutU gene encoding urocanate hydratase yields the protein MTTNIDPRLDTSRVIRADRGTEITAKSWLTEAAKRMLMNNLDPEVAEHPQSLVVYGGIGRAARNWECYDKIIEVLNRLENDETLMVQSGKPVGVFKTHENAPRVLIANSNLVPNWANWEHFNELDKKGLMMYGQMTAGSWIYIGSQGIVQGTYETFVAMANQHFGGSAKGKWVLTGGLGGMGGAQPLAAIMAGFSALVVECDETRIDFRINTRYVDKKAKTLDEALAIIFEANEKGEAISVGLLGNAADVFPELVKRGITPDVVTDQTSAHDPLNGYLPQGWTMEHAAQMRLKDEAAVVKAAKQSMAVQVQAMLDLQKMGAATTDYGNNIRQMALEEGVTNAFDFPGFVPAYVRPLFCEGIGPFRWVALSGDPEDIYKTDAKVKELIPDNPHLHNWLDMARERIAFQGLPARICWVGLKDRARLALAFNEMVKTGELSAPVVIGRDHLDSGSVASPNRETESMLDGSDAVSDWPLLNALLSTSGGATWVSIHHGGGVGMGFSQHSGVVIVADGTDDAAKRIGRVLWNDPATGVMRHADAGYDLAVDCAKEQGLDLPMIDGANGK from the coding sequence ATGACAACTAACATAGACCCACGCTTAGACACTTCACGCGTAATTCGCGCTGACCGCGGTACTGAAATCACCGCAAAAAGTTGGTTAACTGAAGCCGCTAAACGTATGTTAATGAACAACTTAGATCCTGAAGTTGCTGAACATCCACAATCGTTAGTGGTATATGGCGGCATAGGTCGTGCAGCACGTAACTGGGAATGTTACGACAAAATTATTGAAGTGTTAAACCGCCTTGAAAATGATGAAACCTTAATGGTGCAATCAGGTAAACCTGTTGGCGTATTTAAAACTCACGAAAATGCACCGCGCGTATTAATTGCTAACTCTAACCTAGTACCTAATTGGGCTAATTGGGAGCATTTTAACGAGTTAGATAAAAAAGGCCTGATGATGTACGGCCAAATGACTGCAGGCTCTTGGATTTACATTGGCTCACAAGGTATTGTTCAAGGCACTTACGAAACATTTGTTGCTATGGCAAACCAACACTTTGGTGGCAGCGCTAAAGGCAAGTGGGTACTTACCGGTGGTTTAGGCGGCATGGGTGGAGCTCAACCACTAGCAGCAATCATGGCAGGCTTCTCAGCATTAGTGGTTGAATGTGATGAGACACGTATCGATTTCCGTATCAATACTCGCTACGTTGATAAGAAAGCAAAAACGTTAGATGAAGCATTAGCAATCATCTTTGAAGCAAATGAAAAAGGAGAAGCGATTTCAGTAGGTCTTTTAGGCAATGCTGCAGACGTTTTCCCTGAGTTAGTTAAACGTGGTATCACCCCTGATGTAGTCACTGACCAAACGTCTGCACATGATCCATTGAATGGTTACTTGCCACAAGGCTGGACCATGGAACATGCTGCACAAATGCGCTTGAAAGATGAAGCAGCTGTGGTTAAAGCGGCTAAACAATCTATGGCGGTACAAGTTCAAGCCATGCTTGATTTACAGAAAATGGGTGCTGCTACTACCGATTATGGTAACAACATCCGTCAAATGGCATTGGAAGAAGGTGTAACAAACGCTTTTGATTTTCCTGGTTTTGTGCCTGCTTATGTTCGTCCATTATTCTGTGAAGGTATTGGACCATTTCGTTGGGTTGCACTATCTGGCGATCCAGAAGATATCTACAAAACTGATGCTAAAGTAAAAGAACTTATTCCTGATAACCCACATTTGCATAACTGGTTAGACATGGCGCGTGAGCGTATTGCTTTTCAAGGTTTACCTGCACGTATTTGTTGGGTTGGTTTGAAAGACAGAGCACGTTTAGCGTTGGCGTTTAACGAAATGGTTAAAACCGGTGAGCTTTCAGCGCCAGTCGTTATCGGTCGTGATCATTTAGATTCAGGCTCTGTTGCTTCACCAAATCGTGAAACTGAAAGCATGTTAGATGGCTCTGATGCCGTTTCGGATTGGCCATTACTTAACGCTTTATTATCAACTTCGGGTGGCGCTACATGGGTTAGCATACACCATGGTGGTGGTGTTGGAATGGGCTTTAGTCAACACTCTGGTGTGGTTATTGTTGCTGACGGTACTGATGATGCAGCTAAACGTATTGGTCGTGTATTATGGAATGATCCTGCAACGGGTGTTATGCGCCATGCAGACGCTGGCTACGATCTCGCTGTAGATTGTGCCAAAGAGCAAGGTCTCGACTTACCCATGATAGATGGTGCAAACGGTAAGTAG